A window from Schistosoma haematobium chromosome 1, whole genome shotgun sequence encodes these proteins:
- a CDS encoding hypothetical protein (EggNog:ENOG410V83G~COG:A), producing MSDKGTSSGCKRSRPEDWGEIDPSPVVHVRGLPRHSVEFDVVKAFEPYGRIRDVTMMPQKKQALVEFEDISSAEALIERNPEMKILNSLVQISFSTSKHIVQRAANRAPADEQSSLSADNHILLFTIYDTDRPITVETIYRITFSYGSVLRIVIFRKSQVQAMVEFRSIQEARNAKLHLNGADIFPGCCTLKVDYARPARLSVPRNDQDNWDFEKCERDPSCNFQDDHYQNSLLGYMDEGYYDYEHPYGQYPYENSNEYGRPYPPECNNTPVGPHNFPTLNGAQNRNKSFNSTPVVMLYNIDIKKMNCDRIFNILCIYGNVIRVKFLRTKEGSAMVEMGDVESATRLIRNLSGVSFMGNQLMVRTSKQDVILDVSSPFQLPDGSPSFKDYSKDRNNRYTTAIMAKKNRIHPPSRTLHYWNAPPKISNNELLEFVRKCEAPEPQCIEQFSKASDKSSSGFMKWTTDAEACEALALCNHQPIKDEECTYPYTIKLAFASPNLSAEPIHVGSDKSNEENGRNHTE from the exons ATGTCTGATAAAGGCACTAGTTCAGGTTGTAAACGAAGTCGACCAGAAGATTGGGGCGAGATTGACCCTTCTCCAGTTGTCCATGTCCGTGGCCTACCAAGACATAGTGTGGAATTTGATGTCGTCAAAGCATTTGAGCCTTATGGGCGTATTCGTGACGTAACGATGATGCCTCAGAAAAAACAAGCTTTGGTCGAATTTGAAGATATATCATCAGCTGAAGCACTTATAGAAAG AAATCCTGAAATGAAAATTCTGAATAGCCTGGTTCAAATCAGTTTCAGCACATCAAAACATATAGTTCAGCGGGCTGCAAATAGAGCTCCTGCCGATGAACAAAGTTCGCTCTCAGCAGATAATCATATCCTTCTGTTTACAATTTACGATACTGATCGTCCTATAACTGTTGAAACAATTTATCGAATAACGTTTTCGTACGGTAGTGTCCTTCGAATAGTTATCTTCCGGAAATCCCAGGTTCAG GCAATGGTGGAGTTTAGAAGTATACAAGAAGCGCGCAACGCAAAGCTCCACTTGAATGGTGCAGATATTTTCCCAGGATGCTGTACTTTAAAGGTAGACTATGCTCGTCCAGCTCGATTATCTGTGCCCAGGAATGATCAGGATAACTGGGACTTCGAGAAATGTGAACGTGACCCATCCTGTAATTTTCAAGATGATCACTACCAAAACTCGCTTCTCG GTTATATGGATGAAGGTTATTATGATTACGAACATCCTTATGGGCAGTATCCATACGAAAATTCGAACGAATACGGACGCCCATACCCCCCAGAATGTAATAACACACCTGTGGGACCTCATAATTTTCCCACACTAAATGGTGCTCAAAATAGGAATAAAAGTTTCAACTCCACGCCAGTGGTTATGCTGTACAATATTGATATTAAGAAAATGAACTGCGATCG CATATTCAATATTTTGTGTATATATGGCAACGTCATCCGCGTTAAATTTCTCCGTACTAAAGAAGGTTCAGCTATGGTTGAAATGGGCGATGTTGAATCAGCTACCCGCCTTATACGAAATTTGTCAGGTGTTTCGTTTATGGGTAACCAGTTAATG GTACGAACTAGTAAGCAAGATGTCATTTTGGATGTTTCTAGTCCATTCCAGTTGCCCGATGGTTCTCCTTCTTTTAAAGATTACAGCAAAGATCGTAATAACAGGTATACTACAGCAATCATGGCTAAAAAGAACCGTATTCATCCACCTTCACGTACACTGCACTACTGGAATGCTCCTCCTAAAATTTCGAATAACGAGTTATTAGAGTTTGTGAGAAAATGTGAAGCCCCTGAACCTCA ATGTATTGAACAGTTTTCAAAAGCCTCGGATAAATCCTCATCTGGTTTTATGAAATGGACTACAGATGCTGAAGCATGTGAAGCTTTGGCTTTATGTAATCATCAACCTATTAAAGATGAAGAATGTACATATCCATATACTATTAAGCTGGCATTTGCGAGTCCTAATTTATCTGCTGAACCCATTCATGTTGGAAGTGACAAGAGTAATGAGGAAAATGGACGAAATCATACCGAATAA